The window CTCGGCAATGGGTGACGGCCGGACAGCCCGAGACAACACAAAGTTCTTGTTTCATAAAACCGTTCTCCAAAGCGTGACGCTTTAAGTTATGCCTCTAGTTTCTGAAAAGCGTGACGCTTTGTCAAACGTTTTCTTTGACTCTCTTGACGACCGTGGTAAGCTAAGATAGCGTCAAGTGTTGGGAATACTTCTGTCCACGAAAGCGTCTACACTATGGCCAAGAAAGCTAACAAGAACTCTACGTCCCGCGGGAAGCCCAGCTCTGGCAAGCCGAAGGTGCCCAAGGACAGCCGAGGCCGTGATATCGCGAATCGCGCCGAGACGCTGACCGCTGCCGAGATCGAATCGCTGGCCCGCGAGTTCTACAAGGTGTACCAACTGCTCCACGACTGCGCGAGCTTTATGAGCTTGAAACAGATCGACGAGATTCAAGCGATTGTTTCTGGCCTGAAGAAGAAGGCCCGCGAGTCGCAGAAATTGGCTAACTCGCAGATAGGCCGGAAGGTCGATGCCTGGGCGATTGAAATGGGCATCGAAGATCGTTTGGGGAAATTTAGCGGTTAAGCGGTGACAACGGCGCAAAAAAATGCCGACGAACGATCGGTACGATCATTCGCCGGCAAGTTGAATTGGTGTGCCGAGGGGGGAGTCGGTACTTACGCTACGGCAATTTCGCCCTGGCGACGTGATTTCCAGAACATGCCTAGTCCTAGCGCCAGCACGCCGATGCCAAACATGGCATAGGTGGAAGGTTCCGGCACGGCAACTACGGCGCTGGTGGCCATCAACGTACCATACTGATAGGAATGGGGCGAAGGGTTCAAGGAGTTGACTTTGAATTCGACTTTGTAGCCGGTGAACGAAATGATTTGATCATCGTTCAGAAAGTCGCTGAGCACGACGCCGAGCATGTTGCCGTACCCTGGCGAAGTCGCCAAGGTGGCAATGTAGGTGTTCGAGGCGCCATTGGTTCCTGAAAACCCGAGCAAGGTAACCGTCACATCGCTGATCGAGGAAAACGCGGTCGAATTCTCGGACAAACCAAGAAACAACGATTCGGTGCTACCAGCGCCGTTGATCTTTAAATGTTGGTCTGGAAAGAAGCTCGTCTCTAACGTAAGAGTTTCCCCTACTGCGACGCTGACTGGCGGTGCCAAGGATGAGGTTCCGGTGACCATGCTGCCGCCTGCATCTTGCAAGTCGAGGTCATAGGCGATCATGCCAGCTTCCGTTCGAGCAGTGACGAGCGACAGTCCAACAAGAACTGCCAAAACACTCAACCACTTACGACGCATAAAATACTCCTTGAGAAATTTAGATAGAAAACGCCGGCGGCGTTTCTGCATCCATGTCAATTAACGTAAGAAATAATGCCTAAAGAGTCTCTCTTTGTATTCGTACTCGGCCTGCCATTGGCCATAGGTTGGCAAGACAACGCTTGTCTTCATTGACAAGTGATTGTGCCCTGCCTGATTTGGTTGCCATACCCTTCGGAATCACTGCTCAAACTTGCCAAAGTGGCGAATTTGAGAACAACCGTTCGAGTGTGGCCTTTCCGAAACAGTTCAGAAGGTGAGAACCGGAGGTTGGGGCCACATTGGTTGGAAAGCATTTAGTAAATGGTGGGACAAATCGACTGATCTTAATGAATCAATCTTTGCCCAATCGTTGTAGCCTCTCTCTTTGCGAAACTCTACCCCCTCTTACGGCCTGCAGGTAGATTATTTTACATCTTGGCCGTATTTGGGTAATTTGGGGAGCTAAATCCGATATTGTTAAGTGCCACAGCAGACCTCCTCTTTATATCCCACCGAGACTTATCGACTGAGTTAGGGTGAAAACCACAAATGGCTACCGTGGGGCAAGCATTTTGGCAGCAAGCCGATGCCTTTGGCTTTCTGCAAAACACTGTCGCAAAGGTGGCACCCCATCATGGGTAGTGCGATCTTCCCTGAGACGGAGGTCTAAGAGGGAAGCGTCTGCGAGATGACTTAGCGCGGCTCAAACAGGCTGCTAGGCATGAACTGTTCCTAATAAATATTTCACAAGTTGTCATATTGTTTGAAGTGCTGTCCGACATCGTTTCTGCGACTTAGTTCGAGGCCCGATTGGTGCCGCAGAACCCTACGTAGGTTCCCCGCACGTCGCGCACGGCCGAGAAAGAACAGACGTGCAAGGTGAGCCCCAGCTTTAGCGAGTCGGAACTGCCGCTTTCGGTGTCCTGTCACGCTTGCCCCGAAGGAAAAACTACTTTCCAGGCTCTTAACCTCTCCGGTGGCTCAACATTCCCAGAGCTGCCCCACTTATGAGCGACATGGGCTTCTGGCGGTTGGTGAGTAGGCGATCAAAAGTTTGCTGAGATTTCGCGGAAAGCGTAAGATGCAGTTCCCCTTGGCGGGGCTCAGCTCATCTAAACTCGAGGTCGCGAAGTCCAACGCATCATGGAACAAGCGGGCCTGGCATGGGATGCCAGCCGTTTGTTGGGAACGTGTTTGACCGGTCGGCTTCTATCTCTTTTTTACAACTCGATAGGATTCGCCATGGACGCAGACGAACCCGTTACCGACCACGACAACCCTGACTTGCACGTCTCGGGGGAAGGAACCTTTGTCGATCCTCAATTGTTGTATCTCGATATCAAGCCAGAAAAAGTGGTGCTTATGCCACGCAAGATGTCGAAGTTCACGATCGTGGGCCTTAGCCTCTTGGTGACACCATTTTTTGCCGTTTTTGGCACGCTGGCGTTTCTTTTGGGTCGTAGTCCGTGGGTCGATGCCGGCCTGGTGGCGGCGGTGTGGCTGGTTACGTGCAGCCTTGGTACGGTGATCGGTTGGTATACCTATCGCGGATCGCTCGAAGGCCCCTGGTTGGTCATCGACCGCGTGAATCAGGTGTTTCACTTTCCTCGCCGTGGCGAGACGATTCCCTTTAGCAAGATCGATCACCTTCTCGATATCGGCACCTATCCTTTCCACCAAAGCATTTGGTCCTCCGATACTTGCGGCAGCGAGTTATTGTTGGTGTTGAAAGAGAACGACACGCTACAACGCGTACCCTTCTTGCGTAGCTCGAACGAAACAACCAACGATTTCCGTCACTTGGCCAATGCGCTGGCCGACTTGAAATTAGTACCAGTCAAACGAATTCGCGGCTTTAGCTATTCCCCGCAAATCCAGCAGCGCTGGCTGACCAGCGATTTACAGGGGGGCGCGTTGCCGCAAGCTGCCGCTAACGCCAGCTAAAGCTGCCTAGGGGACCGGCGAGAAAATTTGCTCGATCTCTTGCTGCGAAACAGGTTCGGCTCGATCAATTACGGCTTGCTGAGGGGCCAAAATGTGTTGAGAAAGGTAGCCCTGAAGGGCGACAAATTCAGGCG of the Bremerella cremea genome contains:
- a CDS encoding PEP-CTERM sorting domain-containing protein, whose protein sequence is MRRKWLSVLAVLVGLSLVTARTEAGMIAYDLDLQDAGGSMVTGTSSLAPPVSVAVGETLTLETSFFPDQHLKINGAGSTESLFLGLSENSTAFSSISDVTVTLLGFSGTNGASNTYIATLATSPGYGNMLGVVLSDFLNDDQIISFTGYKVEFKVNSLNPSPHSYQYGTLMATSAVVAVPEPSTYAMFGIGVLALGLGMFWKSRRQGEIAVA